CTGCCTTGACGCACCTGGGAAGGTGAAGTGACTGACAATGTGGCTTACTGATCCcagtcctgcccagctctgcccactggGCCTGCATTGGACTGTGCTGAATCCTGAATATTAGACTGTCTGCAGAAAGGTGCCTAGTTGGGTTTCCAGTGGCATTATAAGTGTCATGGCACTTCTGGAATGCAGCACAATACAGACAGAAATTTAATCTTAGCTCCTTACACATGATTAAGTCTTTGCTGAGTTGAGACTGTTAATGGCTGTGGGTCTGTTGGCAGATTTGAAGATTGTTTCGCATCTAAAATCAACTCCTTTTCCTGCAGAGCACCGAAGACCCTTTTAAGAACTTCATTGGGGTTTTAATCTTCATTCTTGTGCACAGCTTTTAAAACAGTGCCACAGTCAGACATTTTACAAGCACTCAAACGCCTAAACAGTGAGGGCTGTATTTAAATGTTTCACCTCAGCACCTCCTGCACTTCCACATCAGAGTAGATCAATAAAGCTAAGATACCCACCTTCAAGACAGAAattgctgatcttttttttttttctcctctaaaagTTTGGATAAGGTCTAGTTTTAGGTAGACAGATTCATAATTAGATAAAACCTCAGTGCTTTGGAATAAAGGCAACACCTCTGCAAACAATGACTGAAAAGCTTTGCTCAATAGAGTTCCTCAAGCCTTTGCAGCCAGAGGCTTTTCTTCTAGCAGCTGAGGAGTCCAAGGTGATGCTGCTAAATGTAACATAACTAGAAAGTGATGTTTCTTTTGAAGAACATGGTAATGTTGATTCACAGCATGGGCTGTTTCAGATTTGTTTCAGGACCAGACTTGTCCAATAGATACCATAGGAATATCTGCTTGTTTGCCTCCTTCATCTTCTCTCAAGGCTTTGCTACAAAGTTGTGTGGATCATTTTGAGAGTAGCAGAAGCAACACAACCCTCTTTTCTCACAGCTTGTTTCTTCGTGTGTAGGAAGGCGTGAGTACCAACTGCCTTTTACTGCACCGGGgacatttaaaaatgttcttgTGTGCTTTCTCAGCATTATGAGAGTCTCCGTCTTCCTGCTTGCCTAAAATTTATTTGAGCTTAGTATTTCTCAGCTCTCTACAGATCTGTCAAATTTGGTTCAAGTTGTTTAATGTATTCAAAGGTTACTTGGCAGGAGATGAAGGGATAGATCCTcctctttccccccacccccatatGCACGCACACGCTGACTGCATAGGAAATTGGCTAAAAATAACCTCGTTTACGTTGCCATAATGAATTCATCATTTTAGAAAAAAGCAGGGCTGACTGGAATTTTACTTGGAAGAGGTACAACAGCTCGAATGTTTGGTTGGAGCCACTGAACCAATAACTTGAAAAATCCTCTTTCCAAACAAACACAATCCAGATAAATACAAGACATGTATCTGATACTGTACTAGTGGCATGTGGGGACAGGCCGGAGTTAGCTTTTAGACCTGCAAGCAAAGAACTGTAACACAGAGTTGAGCGGAGAGGGTGAAATCTGCTCAAGAAGTGGGCAAATCCTGAGTGGTTTTCCATTCTGAGACCAGTGCTCCCAGCTTGACTGCTGGTGTACCTGACCAAATTAATGTTAGCTTGCCTGTAGGTTACCATATCCTCTGAGgttgctcttgcttttttttcagcaCAGATATTTCTGCCTACTTGAAATAAAGTAGATTCTGTCCTTGTTTGTGGATATTCCATGAGTGGCAAAAAGTCATTAAACAAATTGATAGCTGCAAATTACTCTCCTGGCTTTACTGTCCTGCCTGCCTTTCTGGATGACTTAGCGCTTGAAAAGTGCTAATTTGTATCAACACAGACATCACCCTGATTTGCATAATAGCAAAACAACATTGCGCAGGGTTAGGAAACAGAAATGCATTCTTGTGTGGAATAAACAATTTTTCTAAGGTCCACAGACCTTCGGTATTAGCCACACATCAGAATTGTGTATCTATCTGATTACCATGAAGGCTGTGAGGTACAGGGGTATTTCATGTCAAGTCCATCAGAACTGCCGAATATAACAGTTACATATCCAGGCAGTGCTTAAAAGGAGATCTTTTTCTTGTCGTTGTGGAAAAGGCTGCTTATTGCATTTTCAGGTGGTACCTGTCCAGTGAAGTCTGTCACTCTGCTGGGGGACCAGGGGTGCAGACTGGACCTGCATTCATGAGATTTCATGAGCTTTGTGAGTTTTCCCAAAAGTCAGGTGCCACACAGGGGTAGTTTGATTTCAGTCTTAAATGTCGTGGGGAGACTTGTGTAGACTGAGGAGGCTCAGGCTGTCGCAAGTGCAGCAGCTCATCACACTGGAGAGAGGTGCTGCAGACATCTCTGCTAGTACATTCGCCTAAATGCTGATGTGCCTCAGCTTGGGCTTATTGGCAGGACAGTCCCCCCGAGAGAGCTCCTAGGAGATAGCAAACAGCTGAAACAACCCCAGTCTGAAGGAACTGAGCTGAGGGAGGTGTGTACCTCTCAGTGGGTTTGGAGGGGGTTGTTTGTGATGGACTTCAGCGAACTCAGATATTTTGGGAATTTTGAGAAGCTGAAAGAACTCTGAACTGTCTTTGAAAATCTTCACTTAAAGTTGAAAGTTTCACAGTTAACATTATTCCTGCCATTCTCATGTTCTTTTATTTCATCTATTTCCATATTTCCgtcatttaaaatgctgttttgaagTTTTCAAATGAATTGGCAGTCAATGCCCAACGTCACAGCAATGTTACAGGACCAGACTGGAGGTCCTGACTTGGAACAATAGACAGTTACTGTGACTTCTGAGTTTATGGCTTAGAGACATAAATGTAAACCagcaaagtctttattttagGTGTTACAAGGAGACTTTATGGGAAGCTCTTAATGGCCAAAAGAGGAGTTTTATTGGACAATAAGGGAGAAGGAGGTAAATGTTACTTGTATTCTTGCCCCAAAAGAGAAATTGTGAATGCCTAACACCTCTCCCCATAATTACTGAGTCAGCTTCTGCCATctaaaacattaaaacaacatATGGGCATTGAAAGCAAAAATGCTTGGGTGTTTAAGGTCCGATCATCTATTGAACTAGGACAGCAGAGATACTCGTTCTGCTATGTGTTAGTTTTAGTCTTGTCCTCACCCTCCCACATAGGCCTGATGGCATCAGAAGCCAAGAGCTACTGGAGGTTTTCTGGCATGTGACAGACTTGATTTGCTTTGTGTAATTTCCTCATATTCAGGTATTTATTCTCAATGTGctgaaaaaatgtcaaaaagtACACCACCACCAACTCTTCTGTCTTCTCAGGGATTATTTTAAAGTGGTAGTAAAAACTGAGATTAGAGATGCTTCTAGCGTGAATAGAAAGTGCTGCTTTCTAAATCTAAGTAAAAATCACCCTTTTTTTGTGAAGTTTCTCCTGAGAGTTTTGAATTTAGAAGACGTTGGATGTTGAAGGGGAGAGAGACCTGGAACATGCTGTAGAGCGATGAACCATGCAGCAGCGGGAGGGAAGGGCTGGTATGCACACTATTTCCAGGGCCACCGCGCAGGGCTTTCAGTGCACAAACCCAATACTGTGCTGGTGGGGTACCATTGTTAACAAAAggcagctcctttttttttttaatagatacagTTGCAAGTTGAAGGCAATTGCATATTGATGAGACCGAGAGGACAAGACTGAGAGGTTTAATCTCAGTTCAAGTTCATGTGCTCATTAGCCAAGTTTAGGATGATCTGTCCCTTTGATCGAGGAGCAAGGGACTTCCCAGGACAGTGACTTTACACACCAAGCAAGCATGAACAGATAGCTGTGTCTAAGTGCCTTAGCTAAATCTCCAGCCATAAAGCACGCATTTAAGGTTTGAGCTGCAGGGTGGTTGTTACCTGAGGAGCTCTTGTCCATCTCTAGGAATACTGTCTACAGGTGTGGGAAGCACATTTCTGGCCTGCAGTGCAGCTATAATCGTATGCTGAGACTCTAGGCTGCTAGACATCTGCTGAAAGCCAGCACGTTGGAATCAGGGCTTTAAGAAAGcctggaaataaggaaaaaataagaatcTGAATCTCTGAAGAAAGACTCCAGATCAAAACCCTGAGGAAAACTGTTGTACTACTAGAAGAGGAGGCCAAAAGCAATCTCTAGTGGCTGGGGTTGGCCTCTCGCTGTCTATACATCTGCCTACTCTGTGGCAGATAGTACTGTAATAATGGCCATGGCACGGACCAAAAATCTGCTAATTGCCCTGCTGAAAAAGGATTTTATATTGATATTTCCCCTTCTGTTACACAGCAACACAGAAGCagtaaatgaggaaaagaaaaaaaaatgctccagGAAATCAACAGCTCAATGGAGACAATGTTGGTGAGCTTCTCAGACAGCTTTAGATCACGGTGGGTTTAGTGTAATTTAGTTTATGGTTTTTTTAGATAACAAAGTTGCACTAAAACAACCAGGACTGCTGATGATCCTGGGCTACAGAACTCACTTTACCACCGTGTGTGGGTGACTCTGGGAAATTTTAACTCCTGGCTCGGTAGACTTGTGCTGCAACTCTTAAGCCAGCTGCTTCTCAGACCTGTTCAACACTGATTCAGGCCCAGTGATCACTGGAAGGCAGAGTTATTAGTTAAATATGTGCAGAGCATTCTGTGGGGCTGGAAGACATGTTGCCAAGGAAGCAGTGGCATTTTTATTATATGAATTCATAACCAGCTTTGTATTTCCTTCTAGACTATTAGCAAGGAGGTGCCATTCCTTTAAACCAGAATAAGGGGTTAAGCAGGAGGCTAAGTGGTGGCGAGTGGTTGCTGGAACTTGGCTATGGATATCTGTAAAACATGCAGGTAAAGAGGATTCCTCTAGCTGCACTGGAAATTCAGGAGATTTCTGGTTCAGCCTATAAGGCCAACATCTACCAGCAATATTTAGGGCTTGCCACAAAAGGGCATTTTTTAAGCAGACACATCCAGAATAATTATTTTGAATTCCTGTGGATTCATATTCTTAGGAAGTGTGACATCCCTGGTATTATTGTGGAATAGCTATTCCACTGTATTTTCATGTTGCCTTTACTCTGGAACAATTTCTACAGGCAGTCAGAAGTGACGGGAATTGTTGCTATTGGGCTCACCGTGCTAGGATTGCACTGGGCGTATCCCCACTCCATCCTTCTGGtctctcagaaatatttttgggGGAACTAGAAACAAAACAGACATCCCACTTTAGATTTTGTACAAGACTTCCTTTATTATAAATAAAGCTGCATGAGAAGATCTATACAAATTCAACAGTGTCCTGCTATAAAAGCAGTGGTTTGAGTAAAGCATTGTCAATCAAGGACGACCTTAGTTTGGAGAGTTTTGGTGTTACTGCCCATCTCAGCTGCATTGCCAAGATTGATCTTCATACTACAGTTTCGATTCTGAGCTAACTTATTACACATACACCCCCAATcctaaaaaaaagacaattaataAATAAAGCTATTTACTATGTAGGATCCTATGAGAGCTAACCCCACAGTGACCAGCAGCTGAGCTGTTGCAGGTGGGTAAAGTCTCATTTCTTCACCACAGAGAAAAGGTTGCAAAGGCTTTGCATTAAAAACATTTGGTGAGCAAGCACCAAATCCTGCTGCTTGAATACTGGATAAAGTTTTGGATCCTTTtgctaaaatgcatttttataccCTCGTAAGAGCTGTATATAGAGCAATTCAGAGAGAGAGAAGCCACATTCTGTGGCTGCCACATACTAGAGTAAACTCCCAACAGCTCCCCTTAGAAGATATTCAGTTCCTGAACAGCGATAATAACCTTAGACCAAGCCATTTCCTAGAGGCAAATGGCTCCTGAGGCTATGTTGTAGATCTGTGGCTGCTATCAAGCCACCACTAATTCCATTGCTTTGATAAAGcctataataaaatatttaaaaccacAAGTTGAGGTGGAGGAGTGGGTGGAAACCAGCAGAAGGCACTAGGAGTTCATCTGTTAAATTCACCTGGTTAGCAAATAGCAAGAACATCACCGAGGCACAAAAAAGGGGTCCAGGACAGGGCGTTTACCCTTCCTGAGGATCTCTCACGGAGATACAGGCATTATCAAAGAGATGCTGTGTGTTTATTACTCATGTGTCATATGGTGTTTGGTTTTAAAAGAACGTTGTTCACCTTAAACCACAAAACCCCACTTCCACCCGCACCTTTTAAAGCTGCTTCCTATGAATGCCCAGCCAGACTTCAGTCGAGACAGAACTAAACATGGGTGGCACTAAGAAGTCTTAGGACATTTTTACTGGCTGACAGCTGATGGAGCTGAGCCACCTTACAGACAGTTTTTATGAAATGTGAGTGTGGCCTTGTACTGATAGGGCTAGTACCTGGTGGACAAAGATTTAATACAGGAGAGACAAGGCAGTCCAAGGAATGCGGTGCTTCACATCGTGGCCTCCATGTACCGCTGCAGAGGTCTGATCCGCAGCAATGCTGTGTACCCACATCCCCTCCTATGGCACATGTATATGCCTCTGGTATATATACTGCTATATGGCTTACAAAGATCTCTGCCCTGAGGCTTACTGGAGCACAGCTCACAGAGCCCTCCTCCCCCCAGGACAGGTAGGAGGGCATTCCCTCGCAGCCCAAATGCACACAACAGACCTCTTAAAAGGTGCTCAGGGCAAAAGGAGCATACTGCATGCAGGAAAATTAAGCCAAGCAATTTGCTTTCAGGGGAATCAAATCCATAAATTCCCTGGTTCAGCTCCAGCTTGGGTTTAACTAAATCCCATGGGAATACTTCAGGGTCAGTTCGGGCTTAAGGGAGAAgatgcacacaaacacagaaaacCAAGAACAAAAGATTCAATCCACTTATCAGTTTAGGTTCCCTTTGAGTCTGAGCAGCAGTGCTCGGAGCTGTGTAAAGACAAGTTTAGGCATGTTTACAAGCCTGTAGGACTGGCGTTACAAAGCTTTGTTCTGACATTTTAACAGGGGAGTTACCTTATTCTGTTCAACGGCCTCTGCTTCTCATCCTCCCCCTGTTCAACCTCATATAAAAGTTATTTTTCAACCGTGAATGTCATTTCCTGAGAGACGTGGGTCACagatttgtttctgttcttcGGACAGTCTAAATTTAGACTCCTGACAGGAAATGGcagagaaatttttatttttctctagcTGGGCTGGGAACGCATTTAGAAGCAGCTCCGACCACAACCGCTTCAGCGTGACCTGCCTGCCCGCAGCCCATGCAAAGCTGGATCTGCTACAGGCACTGTGCAGTAAACCTCAGCAGGTAAAACCAGCAAATTGCTTGGGTTTGCAAACAACTTGCACAGTTTCCAATGTAGCCTCCAGGCTCCAGTATCCACCCACCCTCCCTGTACCTCTGCTTGTCACTACCTGCTTGTCGTGTCCCCTGAGATTGCTCCTGCCCGCTTTCCTACTGGAGAAGGCTTGCTTGGTTGTACTAATGAAAGCCAGGGGCTTACAGCACTCGTTAGCGTTAGCAATTAGTCCTGCGCTGTtgctctgccagccctggcagTCTCCCAGGCATTCATCGCCAAGCATGCTGAGCCAAGCACTGATGATCCAAGACTCTTTCCTGCCAGCGTTATCCACCCGCCTCTTCTCTCCCGTTTCACTTCCTACCCCTCACTTTCTGCTCAGGAATATTACTTAACCACCCTGTAGCTGTGATGGTAAAAGCCAAGGGGAGCAGCAATTTGGGCAGAGTTCCCTGTCCCCACCTGTTCTTATAAACCAGCTGTAGAAGTGGGAGTTGCAGCTTTCTCTGCCTTGGTGCAAGAGATGTCCCTCACTGGTGGAGGGACAGACAAAAGCAGGGATCAAGGAGGTGGTGAAATGGTTTTTACCAAGAAAAGGGACACATCTGTGGAGAGCTGGCTTACCAACAGGCTGGATAATAAGCCTCATGCTGTATGCTGTCCCTAGTAGTGATACAGGATTAAATCTTCTCTCTGATGCGTGTGACAGAGAGGATTGATaaaaagggacctctggagtcgTGGTATTACAACTCCTGACAGGTCTCACCACCCCGAACAATTGCCCTCTTGTAAAAAGCATTCAGAAAAGCCCTAGTGTAAAACATCGCAGGAAATCCTAGTGTAAGAAGATGGCATGAAAGGCCCCTTGGCACTAGAGGCCAGGCCTCCGGGACCAGCACAAAGCAGATCTGCACTGAGGCCCTGGTTTGGATCCTGCACGAAACACGTGAAGGAGGGTGAGGAGCTACTGACCTCTCTCCTCCAGCAAAGCCACCCCaccggggctgggcagcctgctggCACGGCACCAACTTGCTGCTTCCTGAGGGACTtcaggcatcacagaatcacagaatcacagaatagtaggggttggaagggacctctgtgggtcatctagtccaacccccctgccgaagcagggtcacctacagtaggctgcacaggatcttgtccaggcgggtcttgaatatctccagagaaggagactccacaacctccctgggcagcctgttccagtgctccgtcaccctcagagggaagaagttcttcctcatgttcagacggaacttcctgtgcctcagtttgtgcccattgccccttgtcctgtcactgggcaccactggaaagagcttggccccatcctcctgacacccacccttcagatatttgtaggcatttataaggtcccctcgcagccttctcttcttcaggctgaacaagcccagttccctcaacctctcctcgtaggggagatgctccagtcccctcaccatccttgtagccctccgctggactctctccagtagctcttcatctttcttgaactggggagcccagaactggacacagtactccagatgaggcctcaccagggcagtgtagaggggaaggagaacctccctcgtcctgctggccacactcttcttgatgcaccccaggatcccattggctttcttggcagccagggcacactgctggctcatggttaacctgtcgtccactaggacacccaggtccctctccgcagagctgctctccagcaggtccaccccaagcctgtactggtgcatgaggttgttcctccccaggtgcaggaccctgcacttgcccttgttgaacctcatcacgttcctctctgcccagctttccagcctatccatgtcacgctgaatggcagcacagccttctggtgtatctaccacacctcccagtttggtgtcgtcagcaaacttgctgagggtacattctaactcttcatccaggtcgttgatgaagaagttaaacaagactgggcccagtactgacccctgagggacaccacttgtcaccagcctccaactagactcagcgccgctgatgacaaccctctgagttctgccattcagccagttctctatccacttcaccgaccactcatccagcccacacttcctcagcttccccaggaggacatcatgggagactgtgtcgaaagccttgctggcatctccatttctgtattgAGCTTTTTAGCCTCAAGATTCTCTCCTGGCTTGAAAGCCTGCTGAAGCTGTCATTTCCCCATCATGCTCCCAGCTCAGCAAATTACAGTCTGCTAGCTGCAGCTCCTCAGAGCCTCATCAGAGCAGCAGTCTTTAAAAGGATTGAGGAGACCCTATGTGGACGCAAACAGGTAGCTGCTGCCTGGGTACCTGGGAGCAGAAGGGATGTGACACAGACCACAAGGCAGCTGCAGAGACAGTGCTGCCAAGCTCTGCTACACGTGCACCTCCTGCATCACCTCCTCCTAACTCAGAGCCATCCTGCTGGCCTTGGCCTCATTAAAACCATGCTGGGAGAGTCACACTCTCGTCTGGAGGGTGATTGTTCCCTCCTGCTAGCAGACTGCAGAGATTGGCTTCATTACCGGATAATTTTGGAGAATTGCTTCTTTTTATGAAAGCAAAACCTGTAGCAATCCTTTCTCTCTTGGCTGTTCTCAGCCTTGCTGCCCTGAggtaaggaaaacaaacaaaccaaaacaccagaaTCCAACAACGGTGTTTCTCTCTTCTAAGGTGAAAAAGATTGCTGTCCATTTATCCATGGAAAATGGCCAGGGATATAACCCGCTAGCCATGTTACCATGAAGGAAATGCAAGACTTGAATGAAATGGTCTGAAGACACAgaccctgctgcctgctctgctacATCCTCCCCAGGGAGAAGAAATGTGCAGGGCTGTTTTTGAAGGGCAGGACAAGCCATTTAAACTATGCTCCAAGCCCTATCAAGAAGGCCTTTTTTTATAACTGCAGTTCCTTTTTGATTAAAGAGCTGTGGTTGATTTAAGGATCTCCATCCAGTCCAGACCTTGTGCGTGACCCACCTCCTCCGCACATCAGCACCAAGTCATCTGTTGTGCTTCTCATCGGTCACAGAGCTCCTGCTCTCTGCAAGCAGACAGGGTCCTGCAATCCCAAGATCTTGTCTCTGATTCCTCCACCCTTATCTCCTCGTTCCAAAGGAAATGAAGTATTTGGCCACCACCACCGTTTGCATTGCAGGCATCTGAATAAATTAGTCGTATCTGTTGCTCACCACCACTGTAGCGTGACTGAGGCACAATAGAAAAACTGCATAAAACTGCATAAAACACAGCCAGCACACCAGTGGAACAGAAGCTTACTTTTATACCACGTCTTCCAGTTTCTCCCTAtcctccccccatcccctctcccTTAATGCAGAAATCATGGCCCAGGACTGGTTCAGCTGCAGACAAGAAGCTCTACTGCCAAAGTCAGTTGTCCCCAGGAGGCTTCGGAAAGCTGCCCACTGGACTTGTGCGTAGAGGAACAAGTGTTTTCCTGCTGGCTTTGGTTGAAGGGTCCTTATGGATCCCATTGGTGTGTGCAAGGGGAATGTGCACCGTGTACTCATTTATCAGTGCAGACGTGTTCCTGAGCATCTCATGGAATGTGTCCACTGTCTTCCTGTAAACGTCCCTGTGTAGCACAAAGGGACGGAAAAGGTTGAGAGGCTCAGCCCTCTGGAATATGATAGGTAAGCCCAGCTCCGCTGGTGCCTTCCCATTGCCAATGAAGAAGTGGCAGAGCTTCTTTTCATGCAAACATTTCTCCAGGAATTTCAGCATGTCCTGTAGACGGGCCTCCAGCTTCTCTGGGGCCCAGTCCTGACTCGGATGAGCCTGCAGGAGATGCAGCATCACTGTCTTCAGGTGGTAGTTGGTGAGCCCGCTTGGACCTGTGAGGCTGCACTGCTTCCCGTGGAGGAAGGAGAGGATCTGAAGGCAGATGACATGGCAGGCGTTGGCAGGCAGTGTTTTGGAGACCAGCTGGATGAATCTCCTCTCATACACTGCAAAGGTGAGAAACCAGTGAGTGCTGGAGCGGTCTGCAGCCAGGCCGCTCCAAGGGAAATGAGAGATGAAGTAAACGTCAGAGTTCTCGTACTGCACCACAGGGGTGAGGTTGAATGCAATCGATTTCCCTGATCTAAATTTTATCTTCAGGGCTCCTGGCAAGTCCAGGAGGCTGAAGGAAAGGTCGAATTCATACTTGTGGGAGATTCTGTTCCAGGCCTTGGTGACCGCGATTTGGAACCACTTCATGACTTGGTTGGCATCCAAATACTGAGTATTTTTGAAGCACAGGAGGTCTTCCATCTCACTGCTAGGCCCGGTAGTATTGGCTTGGCTATGGAGGAGGCACAGCATATCTTCTCCTAGTTTAGTCTTGTCACAGATGCAACCTGTCACATCCTCATCTGCCCTGCATACCTTGATAGTGCCATAACCTTGTTCATCTG
This sequence is a window from Opisthocomus hoazin isolate bOpiHoa1 chromosome 6, bOpiHoa1.hap1, whole genome shotgun sequence. Protein-coding genes within it:
- the ITPRIP gene encoding inositol 1,4,5-trisphosphate receptor-interacting protein, translating into MPVGIFRVCLVLITAIVNQPLLFPKENGIVPENTEEIIQKMKEWEESLRLQQLYWEQKIADREAAQKALEKAAEVVEESEEEKVRWDMWTALSMIVFLLIELWRQDFQEGNWQDTGGEEDDMAVLGKALKGVAFPDKAVLASFYEKRILGTTGDMARMREMVEGFADDLLEALRSVCNRDADMEVEDCMGVGSMYENWRVRKPFVCDLIVPFAPPEPYCFRSQIWCSGESFPPDEQGYGTIKVCRADEDVTGCICDKTKLGEDMLCLLHSQANTTGPSSEMEDLLCFKNTQYLDANQVMKWFQIAVTKAWNRISHKYEFDLSFSLLDLPGALKIKFRSGKSIAFNLTPVVQYENSDVYFISHFPWSGLAADRSSTHWFLTFAVYERRFIQLVSKTLPANACHVICLQILSFLHGKQCSLTGPSGLTNYHLKTVMLHLLQAHPSQDWAPEKLEARLQDMLKFLEKCLHEKKLCHFFIGNGKAPAELGLPIIFQRAEPLNLFRPFVLHRDVYRKTVDTFHEMLRNTSALINEYTVHIPLAHTNGIHKDPSTKASRKTLVPLRTSPVGSFPKPPGDN